From Corynebacterium sp. BD556, the proteins below share one genomic window:
- a CDS encoding zinc ribbon domain-containing protein, which translates to MKLSRELQETLLELSKADRLKAHPDAVPPEQRELENLLHERERLVSASAAAQMAVDDMELEILRIQEDERKLKKRELDDKRQLSAETDPERRKDLEHDRYAAKSRIADLLSELKEAHNEIKALRNNRDNHGARLDEVDRKIALARRAVEALPAPEHVDTEALRAKLPAQILSLYDTVGAAAFIGRTCQSCFLQLPPTERVEVMATPVDEVPTCPNCGCLLVRVSPDEE; encoded by the coding sequence GTGAAACTGTCCCGCGAGCTGCAGGAGACCCTGCTGGAGCTGTCAAAAGCCGACCGACTAAAGGCACACCCGGACGCCGTGCCGCCGGAGCAACGCGAGCTGGAGAATCTGCTGCACGAACGTGAGCGCCTTGTTTCGGCTTCGGCGGCCGCGCAGATGGCGGTTGACGATATGGAGCTGGAGATTTTGCGCATCCAAGAAGATGAGCGCAAGTTAAAAAAGCGTGAGCTCGACGACAAGCGTCAGCTCTCCGCCGAGACTGACCCGGAGCGCCGCAAAGATTTAGAGCACGACCGCTACGCCGCGAAGTCTCGCATTGCGGACCTGCTGTCCGAGTTGAAGGAAGCACATAACGAAATTAAGGCGCTGCGCAACAACCGCGACAACCATGGTGCGCGCCTAGACGAGGTGGACCGCAAGATCGCTCTTGCCCGCCGGGCAGTGGAGGCACTTCCGGCCCCGGAACACGTCGACACCGAAGCGCTGCGCGCGAAGCTTCCCGCACAGATCCTGTCGTTGTACGACACTGTCGGCGCCGCCGCCTTCATCGGCCGCACGTGCCAGTCCTGTTTTTTGCAGTTGCCGCCGACTGAGCGCGTTGAGGTCATGGCAACGCCCGTCGACGAAGTTCCCACCTGCCCGAACTGCGGCTGCCTGTTAGTGCGCGTGAGCCCCGACGAGGAGTAA
- a CDS encoding SURF1 family protein has product MPAKNQEKPWWKTFLSPGWIIAAIAIAAFSYFAFTFLAPWQLGKNDALVQRNENIERAFENDPLPFQDILGPNASLDPADEWARVTLTGHYLPDNEVVLRLRPVEKTPAFQALTPFETTDGTVVLVNRGWAAARDGGTQLPELPPAPTQHTTITGFLRFSEAAAPQQPMYDQGRHMVYSINTGQISDLTGTDLTAFYLQLAQDEPGEIQAIPLPQLETGNHLSYGLQWIAFGLLAPTGLIYFVWAETRERRRFREEQEAMDASTALAAAAGGAGDGDKAGEAAKRPRTRYGNSRRNAWAASYEKEQER; this is encoded by the coding sequence ATGCCCGCGAAGAACCAAGAAAAACCCTGGTGGAAGACATTCCTCTCGCCCGGGTGGATCATCGCCGCCATTGCGATCGCGGCGTTTTCCTACTTCGCCTTCACCTTCCTCGCCCCCTGGCAACTCGGCAAAAACGACGCCCTAGTACAGCGCAACGAAAACATCGAGCGCGCCTTCGAAAACGACCCGCTGCCCTTCCAGGACATCCTCGGGCCCAACGCCTCCCTCGACCCCGCCGACGAATGGGCCAGAGTCACCCTCACCGGCCACTACCTGCCCGATAACGAAGTGGTCCTGCGCCTGCGCCCAGTGGAAAAAACCCCCGCCTTCCAAGCCCTGACCCCCTTTGAAACCACCGACGGCACCGTCGTCCTTGTCAACCGCGGCTGGGCCGCTGCCCGCGACGGCGGCACCCAACTGCCTGAACTACCCCCCGCCCCAACCCAACACACCACCATCACCGGCTTCCTCCGCTTCAGCGAAGCCGCAGCCCCCCAACAACCCATGTACGACCAAGGCCGCCACATGGTGTACTCCATCAACACCGGCCAAATCTCCGACCTCACCGGCACCGACCTGACCGCCTTCTACCTGCAACTCGCCCAAGACGAACCCGGCGAAATCCAAGCCATTCCGCTGCCCCAACTCGAAACCGGCAACCACCTGTCCTACGGCCTGCAATGGATCGCCTTCGGACTACTGGCACCCACCGGACTTATCTACTTCGTCTGGGCCGAAACCCGCGAACGCCGCCGCTTCCGCGAAGAACAAGAAGCGATGGATGCAAGCACCGCGCTCGCCGCCGCCGCTGGGGGTGCCGGCGATGGTGACAAAGCCGGTGAGGCTGCTAAACGTCCACGCACCCGCTACGGAAACTCACGGCGCAACGCCTGGGCCGCAAGCTACGAGAAAGAACAAGAACGCTAA
- a CDS encoding RNB domain-containing ribonuclease — protein MKLYAAPLDFRDIAREYGVPTDFPEEVHKEAAELVDAHPNNRRDARNIPFVTIDPAGSKDLDQAVCIEKDGEGYIVYYAIADVAAFVEPDSLVKEESLERGQTIYLPDEPARLHPAELSEDAASLLPDVDRPAALWTFHLDAGGEVTNAHVERALVHSVARLDYDGVQEDLDNGRMHPSIEHLPAVGKLRQESSLRREAINLRLPSVRVVDDELDGTFELVIEPRHPVMDYNSEISLLTGMVAGGMMVKAGVGFLRTLGPADNGAVEDFRQEVRNLGYEPGEHIGEFLATIDPDTPRGMAVMREAQKLLRGSGYVNLAEKAPEVHAGIGGYYSHVTAPLRRLIDRYATEICLAICAGSDIPHWVEEDGNRVVKTMGRTSQLAATVDKACLNLTEAKVLNPWVGHNFDAVVLTSDAEADQSRIFVVDPPVLAPCLGHPDEGKETSVSLVCADVGKREVVFAWPAD, from the coding sequence ATGAAGCTCTACGCCGCACCCTTAGACTTCCGCGACATCGCGCGTGAATACGGTGTGCCGACCGATTTCCCGGAGGAGGTGCACAAAGAAGCAGCAGAGCTTGTCGACGCCCACCCCAACAACCGCCGCGACGCCCGCAACATCCCCTTTGTCACCATCGACCCAGCCGGCTCGAAAGACCTCGACCAAGCCGTGTGCATTGAAAAAGACGGCGAAGGCTACATCGTCTACTACGCGATCGCCGATGTTGCCGCCTTCGTGGAACCCGACAGCCTCGTCAAAGAGGAATCGCTGGAACGCGGCCAGACGATTTACCTGCCGGATGAGCCGGCGCGCCTGCACCCGGCGGAGCTCAGCGAAGACGCCGCCTCCCTGCTGCCGGACGTGGACAGGCCGGCGGCGCTGTGGACCTTCCACCTCGACGCCGGCGGGGAAGTCACAAACGCCCACGTTGAGCGCGCACTGGTGCACAGCGTGGCCCGCCTGGACTACGACGGGGTCCAAGAAGACCTCGACAACGGACGCATGCACCCATCCATCGAGCACCTGCCGGCGGTGGGAAAGCTGCGTCAAGAATCCTCTTTGCGCCGCGAGGCAATCAACCTGCGCCTGCCCTCCGTGCGGGTGGTGGACGATGAATTAGACGGCACCTTTGAGTTAGTCATTGAGCCGCGCCACCCAGTGATGGACTACAACTCCGAAATTTCGCTGCTTACCGGCATGGTCGCCGGCGGCATGATGGTCAAAGCCGGCGTGGGTTTCTTGCGTACCCTGGGCCCGGCGGACAACGGCGCGGTGGAAGATTTTCGGCAGGAGGTCCGCAACCTGGGCTACGAACCTGGGGAGCACATTGGGGAGTTTTTAGCCACGATTGACCCCGACACCCCACGCGGCATGGCCGTGATGCGCGAAGCGCAGAAGCTGCTGCGCGGCTCGGGCTACGTTAACTTAGCGGAAAAAGCCCCCGAAGTTCACGCCGGTATCGGCGGTTACTACAGCCACGTCACCGCACCCTTGCGCCGCCTCATTGACCGCTACGCCACCGAAATTTGCCTCGCCATCTGCGCCGGCAGCGACATCCCGCACTGGGTGGAAGAAGACGGCAACCGGGTGGTCAAAACGATGGGGCGCACCTCCCAGCTAGCCGCCACAGTCGACAAAGCTTGCCTCAACCTCACCGAAGCGAAAGTGTTAAACCCCTGGGTGGGCCACAATTTCGACGCGGTGGTGCTCACCTCGGATGCGGAGGCCGACCAGTCCCGCATTTTCGTTGTTGATCCGCCGGTGCTCGCCCCATGTTTGGGTCACCCCGACGAAGGGAAGGAAACATCAGTCTCTCTCGTCTGCGCCGACGTGGGAAAACGCGAGGTAGTTTTTGCTTGGCCGGCTGACTAA
- a CDS encoding bifunctional RNase H/acid phosphatase — protein MQVKMFTDGGSRGNPGVAGSGSVVYGPEGDILAEDAFVVGQKASNNVAEYTGLVRGLEAAAALGATEVDVYMDSKLVVEQMTGRWKIKHPDMQKLATAARTLAQKFDKVTYSWVPRAENTKADELSNLAMDAAARGAKRGPVDTGFNAPQKTAPKDSHVTASPQHWSGSDEPRTRFVLLRHGQTAQSVERRYSGSSDPELSEIGVQQARRAAAAVAKMGTIDVVVTSPLKRAVATAEACAAALGGAQIEVDEALREMNFGDFEGLTRDEAKERYAEEFEVWEASASNAPPNGESLSQLNRRVTRARLQLQEKHSGKTILVVTHMTPIKSFIRQGLGVGAQVFRHVFLDLASISVVEFYGDLGVVRCVNDVAHHR, from the coding sequence ATGCAGGTGAAGATGTTTACCGACGGGGGCTCTCGCGGAAACCCAGGCGTGGCCGGCTCCGGCTCGGTTGTCTACGGCCCTGAGGGTGACATCCTCGCCGAGGACGCTTTCGTGGTGGGGCAAAAAGCCTCCAACAACGTCGCGGAGTACACCGGGCTAGTGCGTGGGTTGGAGGCGGCAGCGGCCCTGGGGGCTACCGAGGTAGATGTATACATGGACTCCAAACTCGTTGTCGAACAGATGACGGGGCGGTGGAAAATCAAGCACCCCGATATGCAAAAACTCGCCACCGCCGCTCGCACCCTGGCCCAAAAATTTGACAAGGTCACCTACAGTTGGGTTCCGCGAGCGGAGAACACAAAGGCCGACGAGTTATCAAATCTGGCCATGGATGCCGCCGCCAGGGGAGCCAAACGCGGCCCAGTCGATACAGGTTTTAACGCGCCGCAGAAAACAGCGCCCAAAGATTCCCACGTCACTGCCTCGCCGCAGCACTGGTCGGGCAGCGACGAGCCGCGCACCCGCTTCGTTTTGCTGCGCCACGGCCAAACCGCGCAGTCAGTCGAGCGTCGCTACAGTGGTTCTTCCGACCCGGAACTAAGCGAGATCGGTGTGCAACAGGCGCGCCGGGCCGCCGCGGCCGTAGCCAAAATGGGGACAATCGACGTGGTGGTCACTTCCCCCCTGAAGCGCGCCGTGGCCACCGCCGAGGCTTGCGCGGCCGCGCTCGGGGGAGCACAGATCGAAGTTGATGAGGCGTTGCGCGAGATGAACTTCGGTGACTTCGAAGGGCTGACTCGCGACGAAGCCAAAGAGCGCTACGCGGAGGAGTTCGAGGTCTGGGAGGCGTCGGCAAGCAATGCTCCGCCCAACGGAGAGTCGCTGTCGCAACTTAACCGCCGCGTCACGCGCGCCCGGCTGCAACTGCAAGAAAAACACAGCGGCAAAACCATCCTCGTGGTCACGCACATGACGCCGATCAAATCCTTCATCAGGCAAGGGCTCGGCGTCGGCGCGCAAGTTTTCCGCCACGTCTTTTTGGATTTGGCCTCCATTAGCGTCGTCGAGTTCTATGGCGATCTCGGCGTGGTCCGCTGCGTCAACGATGTCGCCCACCACCGCTGA
- a CDS encoding low molecular weight protein-tyrosine-phosphatase, with product MTQPLHIDFVCTGNICRSPMAEIIVRTKLKEAGLDGTARVSSSGIGAWHIGDSADERALEELEDHGYDGSRHRAQQFGADQQQADLIVALEAKHVSELIARGVPEEKIRLLRSFDPASPAGASVEDPYYGGQEGFATTREQIEAAAPGILAWVQEHADHS from the coding sequence ATGACTCAACCACTGCACATCGACTTCGTCTGCACCGGCAACATCTGCCGCTCCCCCATGGCCGAAATCATCGTGCGCACCAAACTCAAAGAGGCAGGGCTTGACGGCACCGCCCGCGTCTCATCCTCCGGCATCGGCGCCTGGCACATCGGCGACAGCGCCGATGAGCGCGCCCTCGAAGAACTCGAAGACCACGGCTACGACGGCTCCCGCCACCGCGCGCAACAATTCGGCGCCGACCAACAACAAGCCGACCTCATCGTCGCCCTTGAAGCCAAACATGTCTCCGAACTAATCGCGCGCGGCGTACCGGAAGAAAAAATCCGCCTCCTGCGCTCTTTCGACCCCGCCTCCCCCGCAGGCGCCAGCGTCGAAGACCCCTACTACGGCGGACAAGAAGGATTTGCCACCACCCGCGAACAAATCGAGGCCGCAGCGCCCGGTATCCTCGCCTGGGTCCAAGAACACGCCGATCATTCTTAA
- a CDS encoding Nif3-like dinuclear metal center hexameric protein codes for MTDSPVTVADVVDALEAAYPPALAESWDRVGLICGDPGAPVGKIAFALDCTLAVAQRAVADGAQMLVVHHPLLFRGVSSVAANTPKGRVLHTLMTNGVALFAAHTNADSARPGVSDRLAELIGIVPGRPIKPVSVGGTDKWGVHIPPADVEHVMHALFDVGAGRIGNYTRCSFEWEGTGGFTPMEGAEPAEGTVGQHYSAPETRVEFVAPTSLRRSLIDALRRVHPYEEPAFDICPMPQVGDLSQATGLGRIGELPEPMTLRQFTQQVADALPPTAWGVRAAGDPEQMVRTVAVSSGSGDSFLSDVAALGVDVYVTSDLRHHPVDEHLAAGGPAVVDTAHWASEYPWTSQAEGIVKPLGVDTEIIALRTDPWTISAHPRHNHAHDSTTRGV; via the coding sequence ATGACTGATTCGCCAGTGACTGTCGCTGATGTTGTGGATGCGCTTGAAGCTGCTTACCCGCCCGCGCTTGCGGAGAGTTGGGACAGGGTGGGTTTGATTTGTGGGGACCCGGGGGCGCCGGTGGGCAAGATCGCCTTCGCGCTTGATTGCACGCTTGCGGTTGCCCAGCGCGCGGTGGCAGATGGTGCGCAGATGTTGGTGGTTCATCATCCGTTGCTTTTTCGGGGGGTCAGTTCGGTGGCGGCGAATACGCCAAAGGGCCGGGTGTTGCACACATTGATGACTAACGGTGTGGCGTTGTTTGCCGCTCACACCAACGCTGATTCGGCTCGTCCGGGGGTGTCTGACAGGCTCGCGGAATTGATCGGTATTGTGCCGGGCCGGCCGATTAAGCCGGTGAGTGTTGGCGGCACCGACAAGTGGGGTGTGCACATCCCGCCGGCGGATGTTGAGCATGTCATGCACGCGCTTTTCGACGTCGGCGCTGGACGCATCGGCAATTACACGCGGTGCTCTTTCGAGTGGGAGGGCACTGGTGGTTTTACGCCGATGGAGGGTGCGGAGCCGGCGGAGGGGACGGTCGGGCAGCATTATTCGGCGCCGGAAACGCGCGTTGAGTTTGTTGCGCCGACTAGTCTTCGCCGCTCGCTTATCGACGCCTTGCGTCGCGTCCACCCCTACGAGGAACCCGCCTTCGACATTTGCCCCATGCCTCAGGTGGGTGATTTATCGCAGGCTACTGGTTTGGGGCGCATTGGTGAGCTGCCGGAGCCGATGACGCTTCGCCAGTTCACTCAGCAGGTCGCTGACGCTTTGCCTCCCACCGCTTGGGGCGTGCGCGCTGCGGGTGATCCAGAGCAAATGGTGCGCACGGTGGCGGTGTCTTCCGGGTCGGGGGATAGTTTTCTTAGCGATGTTGCCGCGTTGGGTGTCGATGTTTACGTCACTTCGGATCTGCGCCACCACCCCGTCGACGAGCACCTCGCTGCCGGCGGGCCAGCAGTTGTCGATACCGCGCATTGGGCCAGCGAGTATCCCTGGACGTCGCAGGCGGAGGGTATCGTCAAACCTTTGGGCGTGGACACTGAGATTATTGCGCTGCGCACCGACCCGTGGACGATTTCTGCGCACCCGCGCCACAACCACGCCCACGATTCAACGACACGAGGAGTTTAG